The proteins below are encoded in one region of Fimbriimonadaceae bacterium:
- a CDS encoding right-handed parallel beta-helix repeat-containing protein, with translation MLLALALGAFTHAYSQDRLFVSPDGNDSWDGTSKTYKGGTVGPKATLIGARTTIRQLRGVGKLSPKGVCVTVAPGRYVMPAGLSLTSLDGGTNKGRMVWRSEVPGKAILDGGLPVSNWVRGVGPQLNKVREDLRANVWVADLSKSGITETGFMSHFASNWDATPTAAELVVNDQAMTLARYPNGRWARQEAVAPDSTNSKPAIVTEIDQARTPAYVGNGEQDFDQDYWVRWAPNHRLFSIWQERVAKISGSTRTLQAVLQGGDMNDPARRALWDPESPGRWVLVNSLFELDTPGEYYIDRNRNFLYYYPLQQEAPTDAVLTMATQPVFGVTSADYVTIQGFTIQNGRQDGVRLSNSMGSQVYGLTVRNCGGYGIRVTQGRAVTVRSCRVTGVGETGVSLSGGDRALLKSSGNQVLNCHIWETGRNNPFYRPGVEILGMGCRVKNNTIHGMDHQAIYFEGNDHRIERNEIYDSVRDALDSAAIYGTRDFTYGGNVIRENLLYNISKRITGYHINHGIYLDDMLSNTIVERNIFRDMEQPIQVGAGHYNIVRFNVMIDCVGGIRIDDRGLQMPAEWFDWPRTLANRVPWQGSPWKRRYPNVFKILTAADYRTPTGNQIKANVFLRCRTDVSKRLWGILEIWGVNQDPKNCTVADNMGTMVSPFRNEPMGDLTAVAGNDLPRRGYRTILQSWVGVQNDTFMRSEDHGYRRTRRP, from the coding sequence TTGCTTCTCGCCCTGGCGCTCGGAGCATTCACCCACGCCTACTCGCAAGACCGCCTCTTTGTGTCCCCTGACGGGAACGACAGCTGGGACGGAACTTCCAAGACCTATAAGGGCGGCACGGTAGGCCCGAAAGCGACCTTGATCGGGGCCCGGACAACCATCCGCCAACTGAGGGGCGTCGGGAAGCTCTCGCCAAAGGGAGTCTGCGTCACGGTGGCGCCTGGCCGATACGTCATGCCGGCAGGGCTCAGCCTCACCTCGCTCGACGGCGGCACGAACAAAGGCCGCATGGTGTGGAGGTCCGAAGTCCCAGGCAAGGCGATCTTGGACGGCGGGCTCCCCGTCTCCAACTGGGTCCGGGGGGTGGGCCCCCAGTTGAACAAAGTCCGGGAAGACCTCCGGGCTAACGTCTGGGTCGCAGACCTCTCCAAGAGCGGAATTACGGAGACCGGATTCATGTCCCACTTCGCCTCGAACTGGGATGCCACCCCGACGGCCGCGGAACTGGTGGTGAACGATCAGGCCATGACCTTGGCCCGCTATCCGAATGGCCGTTGGGCCCGCCAAGAGGCGGTTGCGCCCGATAGCACTAACAGCAAGCCCGCGATCGTCACGGAGATCGACCAAGCGCGGACCCCGGCCTATGTCGGCAACGGAGAACAGGACTTCGACCAAGACTATTGGGTGCGGTGGGCACCGAACCACCGGCTCTTCTCCATCTGGCAGGAACGGGTGGCCAAGATCAGCGGCTCGACCCGGACGCTCCAAGCCGTCCTCCAAGGCGGCGACATGAACGACCCTGCCCGCCGGGCTCTCTGGGACCCGGAAAGTCCCGGGCGCTGGGTCCTGGTCAACTCGCTCTTCGAGCTCGATACGCCTGGCGAGTACTACATCGACCGCAACCGCAACTTCCTTTACTACTATCCGCTCCAGCAAGAGGCGCCGACCGATGCCGTGCTCACGATGGCGACCCAACCGGTCTTCGGCGTGACGTCCGCGGACTACGTCACCATCCAAGGGTTCACGATCCAGAACGGCCGTCAGGATGGCGTGCGCCTGAGCAACTCCATGGGCTCCCAGGTGTACGGCCTGACCGTCCGGAACTGTGGCGGGTACGGGATCCGGGTCACGCAGGGCCGGGCGGTCACGGTCCGCTCCTGCCGGGTCACCGGCGTCGGTGAGACCGGTGTCTCCCTCTCGGGCGGGGACAGGGCCCTCCTAAAGAGCAGCGGCAACCAGGTCCTCAACTGCCACATCTGGGAAACGGGGCGGAACAACCCGTTCTATCGCCCTGGGGTCGAGATCCTTGGCATGGGCTGCCGGGTGAAGAACAACACGATCCATGGCATGGACCACCAGGCCATCTACTTCGAGGGCAACGACCACCGGATCGAGCGGAACGAGATTTACGATAGCGTCCGCGACGCCTTGGACTCGGCCGCCATCTATGGCACCCGCGACTTCACCTACGGCGGCAACGTGATCCGCGAGAACCTGCTCTACAACATCAGCAAGCGCATCACGGGTTACCACATCAACCACGGCATCTACCTGGACGACATGCTCAGCAACACCATCGTGGAGCGGAACATCTTCCGGGACATGGAGCAGCCGATCCAAGTCGGCGCGGGCCACTACAACATTGTCCGCTTCAACGTGATGATCGATTGCGTCGGTGGTATCCGGATCGACGACCGCGGCCTCCAGATGCCGGCCGAATGGTTCGATTGGCCCCGAACGCTGGCTAATAGGGTTCCCTGGCAGGGCTCGCCCTGGAAGCGCCGCTACCCCAACGTCTTCAAGATCCTGACCGCGGCCGACTATCGGACCCCGACGGGCAACCAAATCAAGGCGAACGTCTTCCTGCGCTGCCGAACGGACGTCTCGAAGAGGCTTTGGGGCATCCTCGAGATCTGGGGCGTCAACCAAGATCCAAAGAACTGCACCGTCGCCGACAATATGGGCACGATGGTCAGCCCCTTCCGCAACGAACCCATGGGCGACCTGACCGCCGTCGCCGGGAACGACCTCCCGCGCCGAGGCTATCGAACGATCCTGCAGAGTTGGGTCGGCGTGCAAAACGACACGTTCATGCGGTCCGAAGACCACGGTTACCGCAGAACCCGTCGCCCCTGA
- a CDS encoding polysaccharide biosynthesis tyrosine autokinase: MNKEQMQSATLTDLSIKELLALFRRRRGLVIGMVVLGLAVAGLVSLLMPPAYQHISLVLVDGPTQANPNRPDDIVGAIAQSNFRYDVLTQIAIMESFDLRYKALTRINYPLPKVLTQEEFDRLPQVTVTQVQTTNNVLIAVEAEDKDVARALGEALPVVYAEYVEEQQKDQVSRTVTFIDGRLEEEHLRQREAEQQFADFRSQNQIGDSKTESDVRVGQLAEAQRKLSEAQAGYDGAQAALIQAREAYNSTSPTVANPTTLTRVEAIERAEDTLTQLNNARDALLVNNYEDSERIKRLDAQISAQQARLKEVRENRKVSADTNTRNPLRDEFERSMRTSQAVVDASRAQVERWEQVVAQREDAVRNLGPLLAKLRSLETRIGESQLVVQRLLETQNAIRLRSNDLPKPITNLTGKAPARLIRPNIVLNMVLGLLGGIVLGVAAALIRDTQLDKVNTTEEAVAIAEKDILGRVPIRSSSRDPLISDPQKARAFEAYRVLRNSIVLMGGDAPGGKAYVVTSSVPREGKTTVAGNLAVAMALEGKRTVLIDGNVRNPGIHKLFKTAREKGLTEVLEGKITADEALKTTEIANLAVITAGADAANPTELIASEQMKQLVEKLKGQVDYVLIDAPSSFGLADAQSLVHAAKDVVFITQLEGPSKTQMRESVGMIDFAGGNIVGVVINKDRLATSRARAAI, translated from the coding sequence ATGAATAAAGAGCAGATGCAGTCGGCGACCTTGACCGACCTATCGATCAAGGAGCTCCTTGCTCTCTTCCGGCGTCGCCGAGGTTTGGTCATCGGCATGGTGGTTCTCGGGCTTGCCGTGGCCGGCCTGGTCTCGCTTCTTATGCCTCCGGCCTATCAGCACATTTCCTTGGTGCTCGTCGACGGCCCGACCCAGGCGAACCCGAACCGGCCCGACGACATTGTTGGAGCGATCGCACAGTCGAACTTTAGGTACGACGTCCTCACCCAGATCGCCATCATGGAGAGCTTTGACCTTCGCTACAAAGCCCTCACCCGGATCAACTACCCCTTGCCCAAAGTTTTGACCCAGGAGGAGTTCGACCGGCTCCCGCAGGTCACCGTCACCCAGGTGCAGACTACGAACAACGTCCTCATCGCGGTCGAGGCCGAGGACAAGGATGTGGCCCGCGCCCTCGGCGAGGCCCTGCCGGTCGTTTACGCGGAGTACGTCGAGGAACAGCAGAAAGACCAGGTGAGCAGAACCGTGACGTTCATCGACGGCCGTCTCGAAGAAGAGCACCTGCGACAGCGAGAAGCCGAGCAGCAGTTCGCCGACTTCCGGTCCCAGAACCAGATCGGCGACAGCAAGACCGAATCGGACGTCCGTGTCGGTCAGTTGGCCGAGGCGCAACGCAAGCTCTCGGAAGCCCAAGCCGGCTACGATGGCGCACAGGCCGCCCTGATTCAGGCCCGAGAGGCGTACAACTCCACTTCGCCCACCGTCGCCAATCCGACAACTTTGACGCGGGTCGAGGCGATCGAAAGGGCGGAGGACACCCTCACCCAGCTTAACAATGCCCGGGACGCCCTCCTCGTCAACAACTATGAGGACAGCGAGCGGATCAAGCGCTTGGACGCTCAGATCTCCGCTCAGCAAGCGAGGCTGAAGGAAGTTCGCGAAAACCGCAAAGTCTCGGCCGACACGAACACCCGGAACCCCCTTCGCGACGAGTTCGAGAGGTCTATGCGGACTTCGCAAGCCGTCGTCGACGCTTCCCGCGCCCAGGTCGAAAGATGGGAGCAAGTCGTCGCCCAACGTGAGGATGCCGTTCGAAACCTCGGCCCGCTGCTCGCCAAGCTTCGTAGCCTGGAAACGAGGATCGGTGAAAGCCAGTTGGTCGTCCAGAGGCTGCTTGAGACTCAGAACGCGATCCGTTTGCGCAGCAACGACCTTCCGAAACCCATCACAAACCTGACCGGTAAAGCCCCGGCGCGATTGATCCGACCGAACATCGTCCTTAACATGGTTCTCGGCCTCCTCGGTGGCATCGTCCTCGGCGTCGCCGCAGCCTTGATCCGCGACACCCAGCTCGATAAGGTCAACACCACGGAGGAAGCGGTCGCGATCGCTGAGAAGGATATTCTCGGCCGCGTGCCGATCCGCTCGTCCTCTCGGGACCCGCTCATTTCGGACCCGCAGAAGGCAAGGGCGTTTGAGGCGTACCGGGTCCTCAGGAACAGCATTGTCCTGATGGGCGGAGACGCCCCAGGCGGCAAAGCCTACGTCGTGACAAGCTCCGTGCCCCGGGAAGGTAAGACGACCGTGGCCGGCAACCTTGCCGTCGCGATGGCGCTGGAAGGAAAGCGGACCGTGCTCATTGACGGCAACGTCCGCAATCCGGGAATCCACAAGCTCTTCAAGACCGCCCGTGAGAAGGGTCTGACCGAGGTCCTCGAAGGCAAGATCACGGCCGACGAGGCGCTGAAGACGACTGAGATCGCCAATCTGGCCGTCATCACGGCGGGCGCGGACGCGGCCAATCCGACAGAGCTCATCGCTTCCGAACAGATGAAACAGCTGGTCGAAAAGCTGAAGGGCCAGGTGGACTACGTGCTGATCGACGCGCCCTCCTCCTTCGGTCTCGCCGACGCCCAGTCCCTGGTCCACGCGGCCAAGGACGTGGTCTTCATCACCCAGCTCGAAGGGCCGTCCAAGACGCAGATGCGCGAATCGGTCGGCATGATCGACTTCGCCGGCGGCAATATCGTGGGTGTCGTGATCAACAAAGACAGGTTGGCCACCTCCCGAGCCCGGGCCGCGATCTAG
- a CDS encoding HAD-IIIA family hydrolase gives MLSRALRLHREALDALPPEEAVALVGDRIRLAVQSGAKVLFCGNGGSAADAQHLAAEFVGRLRQDRPALSAVALTVDTSVLTAVSNDYGFEHVFARQVEAIGNPCDVLVCLSTSGSSPNVLAACEAAKAKGLTTVAMTGAAPNPLAEQADLCLAAPGASSAQVQEMHIFLGHILCEIAETPLPSSPFLGRPGCPAEPLKTAPQLNRKALFLDRDGIINVDKGYVFKLEHFEFMPGIHETVAKAKASGYAVVVVTNQSGVARGLYRDQDVRALSQWMAEHLDLDAVYYCPHLDHHQCPARKPGAEMINTAVQELGLIKEGSFLIGDRQRDIDAAHAAGIDGYLYEGGSILELFETINLGLKTS, from the coding sequence GTGCTGTCTCGAGCGCTTCGCCTCCACCGCGAAGCGCTCGATGCTTTGCCCCCGGAAGAGGCAGTGGCCCTCGTCGGGGACCGCATCCGGTTGGCCGTGCAGTCCGGTGCCAAAGTCCTCTTCTGCGGGAATGGCGGCTCTGCGGCCGATGCCCAACACCTCGCCGCGGAGTTCGTAGGGCGCCTTCGACAAGACCGTCCCGCCTTGTCTGCCGTCGCCCTCACGGTCGACACGTCGGTGCTCACGGCCGTCAGCAACGACTATGGGTTTGAACACGTTTTCGCACGTCAAGTCGAAGCTATCGGGAATCCGTGCGACGTGCTCGTGTGCCTCAGCACAAGCGGGTCGAGCCCGAACGTCCTCGCGGCCTGCGAAGCGGCGAAGGCAAAGGGGCTTACAACGGTCGCGATGACGGGGGCAGCGCCGAACCCGCTCGCCGAGCAGGCCGACCTGTGCCTTGCGGCCCCGGGCGCCAGTTCCGCTCAAGTCCAAGAAATGCACATTTTTCTTGGCCATATCCTTTGCGAGATCGCCGAAACCCCGTTGCCCAGTTCGCCTTTTCTGGGCAGGCCAGGCTGCCCGGCGGAACCCCTGAAAACGGCCCCTCAGCTAAACCGCAAAGCTCTGTTCCTGGATCGCGATGGCATCATTAATGTGGATAAAGGTTACGTATTCAAACTTGAGCATTTCGAGTTCATGCCTGGCATTCACGAGACCGTCGCAAAGGCAAAGGCTTCGGGTTATGCGGTTGTGGTCGTCACCAATCAGTCCGGCGTGGCGCGGGGGCTCTATCGCGACCAAGATGTACGCGCGCTGAGCCAATGGATGGCCGAACACTTGGATCTTGACGCGGTCTATTACTGCCCCCACTTGGACCATCACCAGTGCCCGGCGCGTAAGCCGGGGGCCGAAATGATAAACACCGCAGTTCAGGAACTTGGACTTATCAAAGAAGGATCTTTCCTCATTGGCGACCGCCAAAGGGATATTGACGCCGCGCATGCCGCGGGGATCGACGGTTACCTATATGAGGGCGGTTCGATCTTAGAGCTCTTCGAAACGATCAACCTGGGTTTGAAAACTTCCTGA
- a CDS encoding mannose-1-phosphate guanylyltransferase yields MSFKRIGVIMAGGSGERFWPVSTKSRPKQFLRLTSPEKSLLAEAADRASELFGVENTIIATGLHLAEASRAECASLADTNVLAEPAKRNTTGCLVWVVANLIAQSPEAGADISMAVLTADHRISPPAAFHKTVTTALETAERTGGLVTIGIRPTRAETGYGYIEVGEPDGDAFQVESFREKPDAKTAIVFVSSERFLWNSGMFFWTVPAFMAEMERAQPEIAAVIRKIAGHLSKGENDAAVAAFESLPSISIDYALMEKAERVWVVAADFDWDDLGAWDSLSRSYDADEQGNVGLGSQRLIEVKDSVVYNESETHEVCLLGVEGLAVVVTNGIVMVCPKDRAQEVRKFSNPG; encoded by the coding sequence ATGAGTTTCAAGCGTATAGGCGTGATCATGGCGGGTGGCTCGGGCGAGCGCTTTTGGCCCGTCTCGACCAAAAGCCGTCCAAAGCAGTTTCTGCGGCTGACGTCGCCGGAGAAGTCCCTGCTCGCAGAGGCGGCCGACCGGGCGAGCGAGCTCTTCGGGGTGGAGAACACCATCATCGCGACCGGGCTGCACCTCGCGGAGGCCTCGCGGGCCGAGTGCGCGTCTCTTGCCGACACCAACGTGCTGGCCGAACCCGCCAAGCGCAACACCACGGGTTGCTTGGTCTGGGTCGTGGCGAACCTGATCGCCCAATCGCCCGAAGCGGGCGCGGACATTTCCATGGCGGTGCTCACGGCCGACCATCGCATCTCGCCCCCGGCCGCCTTCCACAAGACAGTCACGACCGCCCTTGAGACGGCGGAGCGGACGGGGGGCCTCGTGACGATTGGCATCCGCCCCACCCGCGCGGAAACGGGGTATGGCTATATCGAGGTGGGCGAACCCGACGGCGACGCCTTCCAGGTCGAGAGCTTCCGCGAAAAGCCGGACGCTAAGACCGCGATCGTGTTCGTTTCGAGCGAGCGGTTCCTGTGGAATTCGGGCATGTTTTTCTGGACCGTCCCCGCCTTCATGGCGGAAATGGAGCGCGCCCAACCCGAGATCGCCGCGGTAATCCGCAAAATTGCGGGGCACCTGAGCAAGGGTGAGAATGATGCGGCGGTCGCGGCCTTTGAGTCCCTGCCGAGCATCTCCATCGACTACGCCCTCATGGAGAAGGCGGAGCGGGTCTGGGTCGTGGCGGCCGACTTCGACTGGGACGACCTCGGCGCTTGGGACTCGCTTTCTCGCAGCTACGACGCCGACGAGCAGGGCAACGTCGGCCTCGGGAGCCAGCGGCTGATCGAGGTGAAAGACTCCGTCGTCTACAACGAGTCCGAGACACACGAAGTCTGCCTGTTGGGCGTCGAGGGGCTCGCCGTGGTCGTGACAAACGGGATCGTCATGGTCTGTCCGAAGGACAGGGCACAAGAGGTCAGGAAGTTTTCAAACCCAGGTTGA
- a CDS encoding endonuclease III yields the protein MPKTANRRPKAPYRGSVIPTQELLETLESLYGRSRFVPRFDPLEELVSCILSQHTADANSFPTFTRLRAAYPDWAEVEALGPEKLAGVIRQAGLTNQKAKSICGCLRTIRERFGGYTLEPLESMSDLAARDWLLSLPGVGLKTASIVLCFSFGRHLIPVDTHVHRVSTRLGLLRPGRTADQAHDDLLAIVPQGVSFRFHIALIQHGRILCQAKAPLCGKCPLQDRCPWFAEVTLA from the coding sequence ATGCCGAAGACGGCGAACCGGCGTCCAAAGGCCCCTTACCGGGGAAGTGTGATCCCGACCCAAGAACTCTTGGAGACGCTGGAGTCCCTTTACGGGCGCTCGCGCTTCGTGCCCCGCTTCGACCCGCTTGAAGAACTGGTGAGCTGTATCTTGAGCCAGCACACGGCGGACGCGAACAGTTTTCCGACTTTCACCCGCCTCCGGGCCGCCTATCCGGACTGGGCGGAGGTCGAGGCGTTGGGACCGGAAAAGCTGGCCGGGGTCATACGCCAGGCTGGGCTCACGAACCAGAAGGCAAAGAGCATCTGCGGGTGCCTGCGCACGATCCGCGAGCGGTTCGGCGGTTACACCCTGGAGCCGCTAGAGTCCATGTCCGACCTGGCCGCTCGGGACTGGCTGCTGAGCCTGCCCGGCGTCGGGCTCAAGACCGCCTCCATCGTGCTCTGTTTTAGCTTTGGGCGGCACCTGATCCCGGTCGACACCCACGTCCACCGGGTCTCGACGCGGCTCGGCCTCCTGCGTCCCGGGAGGACGGCCGACCAAGCCCACGACGATCTGCTCGCGATCGTGCCGCAGGGGGTCTCCTTTCGGTTCCATATCGCGCTCATCCAGCACGGCCGCATCCTTTGCCAGGCGAAGGCGCCGCTCTGCGGAAAGTGCCCTCTCCAAGACCGGTGTCCTTGGTTCGCGGAGGTGACTCTGGCATGA
- the plsY gene encoding glycerol-3-phosphate 1-O-acyltransferase PlsY — protein sequence MVLILAYIGAYLIGAVPFGYLVARARGVDITATGSGNIGATNVARVLGRELGILVFLLDVLKGALPPMLAPIVLAGQPLGVLGLRDHALLLGATAIVGHSLSPFIGFKGGKGVATGFGSLLGLAPLVGLGGFGMFLLSFAFTRIVSLSSLVGSGSVLVLAVLTRQTPLFLAVYTVLVAYVWWKHKANIGRLLRGEEPKLDMKNAGKSESSAETNGKPAEAPAIEETEGLPVEKG from the coding sequence ATGGTCTTGATCCTCGCCTATATCGGTGCCTACCTTATCGGCGCCGTGCCTTTCGGATACCTTGTCGCGAGAGCGCGCGGGGTCGACATCACTGCGACGGGCAGCGGAAACATCGGGGCCACCAATGTCGCCCGCGTCCTTGGCCGCGAGCTCGGGATCCTCGTCTTCTTGCTCGACGTGCTGAAGGGCGCACTGCCCCCGATGCTCGCCCCGATTGTGCTGGCGGGGCAGCCGCTGGGCGTTCTTGGGCTGCGGGACCACGCCCTCTTGCTCGGCGCGACCGCGATCGTCGGCCATTCGCTCTCCCCCTTCATCGGGTTCAAGGGGGGCAAGGGAGTGGCGACGGGCTTTGGCTCACTGCTTGGTCTCGCGCCTTTGGTCGGCCTCGGCGGGTTCGGCATGTTCCTGCTGAGCTTCGCCTTCACGCGGATCGTGAGCCTTTCGAGCCTCGTCGGTTCGGGGAGCGTCCTGGTCCTCGCCGTCCTGACCCGCCAGACCCCGCTCTTCCTCGCCGTCTACACCGTCCTCGTCGCCTACGTCTGGTGGAAGCACAAGGCGAACATCGGCCGCTTGCTCAGGGGCGAAGAGCCGAAGCTGGACATGAAGAACGCGGGCAAGTCGGAGTCGTCCGCCGAAACGAACGGAAAGCCGGCGGAAGCCCCGGCCATCGAAGAAACGGAAGGGCTGCCGGTCGAGAAGGGCTGA
- a CDS encoding LptF/LptG family permease — MRELSVPLFIGTIVIALLFVANDMIALFKTFNLESIPPLAIIQLLLFKLPQWLSMTLPVGAALGASLAISRLARESEITAMRAAGVRVLRVFLPVLVCGAVVAACNFLVVDRLVPPAAKAYTRLINEVGLLGAAPQFRSNVVLEIDRFTASFGTVSRSDQGTILLTEILLIERPRQGETILYWAKSGEYKDGVWRILAPTIYHLRGTTLTAAETKKEVPINEPIRIADLFAPPTPDQETVASLQEAIRSRRAALQSTTALEIALQQKFAVPFSCLVFSLTGAVFAMLFARAGPFMGVLVSLGLVWLYFNLYVISGEIFGRNHWVSPMVAAWLPNLLYLFVGLILVRRLE, encoded by the coding sequence GTGCGCGAGTTGTCCGTGCCGCTCTTCATCGGGACGATCGTCATCGCGCTGCTTTTCGTGGCGAACGACATGATCGCCCTTTTCAAGACGTTCAATCTGGAGAGCATCCCCCCGCTCGCGATCATACAGCTCTTGCTGTTCAAGCTCCCCCAATGGCTTTCGATGACGCTGCCGGTGGGGGCCGCGCTCGGCGCGTCGCTGGCGATCAGCCGGCTCGCGCGAGAGAGTGAGATCACGGCGATGCGCGCGGCCGGCGTCCGAGTGCTCCGCGTTTTCCTTCCCGTGCTCGTTTGCGGGGCGGTCGTCGCCGCCTGCAATTTCCTGGTGGTGGACAGGCTCGTCCCTCCGGCCGCGAAGGCTTACACGCGCTTGATCAATGAAGTCGGGCTCTTGGGCGCGGCGCCCCAGTTCCGGTCCAACGTGGTGCTTGAGATCGACCGGTTCACTGCCAGCTTTGGGACCGTCTCCCGGAGCGATCAGGGCACGATCCTCCTCACGGAGATCCTCCTTATCGAGCGCCCACGGCAGGGCGAGACCATCCTCTACTGGGCAAAATCCGGCGAGTACAAGGACGGTGTTTGGCGCATTCTCGCCCCGACCATTTACCACCTTAGGGGCACGACCCTGACCGCGGCGGAGACGAAGAAGGAAGTCCCCATTAACGAACCGATCCGCATCGCCGACCTCTTCGCGCCTCCCACTCCGGACCAGGAGACGGTCGCCTCGCTACAGGAGGCGATCCGATCCCGGCGGGCCGCGTTGCAATCCACGACCGCGCTCGAAATCGCGCTCCAACAGAAGTTCGCGGTGCCGTTCTCGTGCCTCGTCTTCAGCCTCACGGGGGCCGTCTTCGCCATGCTCTTTGCGCGTGCGGGACCGTTCATGGGCGTGCTGGTGAGCCTCGGCCTCGTCTGGCTGTACTTCAATTTGTACGTCATCTCCGGGGAGATCTTTGGACGCAACCACTGGGTGAGCCCTATGGTCGCGGCCTGGCTGCCGAACCTGCTGTACCTGTTCGTCGGTCTGATCCTCGTGAGGAGGCTTGAGTGA